The Phycisphaerales bacterium AB-hyl4 genome has a window encoding:
- a CDS encoding LacI family DNA-binding transcriptional regulator, translating into MSDVFPPNPTLKDVAQQAGCSAAVASKVLNGSRGNVMVGKATAERVRAIADRLGYRANFAARSLVARSTRTLGLYIWPGQPFANMSGSYESAILRGVDAVTQQAGYDMLLLNTAGPDPLEHCLAKCREGRFDGLLVVRSPADPQWFSQLVRCMPRVVAFDTTAEAPGLDVAMFDHRAAARAAVEYLAEKGHRRIGFIGNTRVPPDELAVGDFAGYERRTGFLDAVQALGLPHRREWIFDYRWQREAVDAQATDYLQAEGAQAVRWMESLDEPPTALVAGVYRSAFGAVPQWQQMGLAVPGDRSLIGLGDRDWCAYFSPSLTNVANPLTEMGQWAASRLIDRCEQRADDAESMRKFFSPQVVERQSAGPVPESQ; encoded by the coding sequence ATGTCTGATGTTTTTCCCCCCAATCCGACGCTCAAAGATGTCGCTCAGCAGGCCGGCTGCTCCGCCGCCGTGGCATCGAAGGTGCTCAACGGCTCACGCGGGAATGTCATGGTCGGCAAGGCCACCGCTGAGCGCGTACGGGCCATTGCCGATCGGCTGGGGTATCGCGCCAATTTCGCGGCTCGCAGCCTGGTCGCCCGCTCCACGCGCACGCTCGGTCTGTACATCTGGCCCGGCCAGCCGTTCGCGAACATGAGCGGTTCGTATGAGTCGGCCATTTTGCGGGGTGTCGACGCCGTGACGCAGCAGGCCGGCTATGACATGCTGCTGCTGAACACCGCCGGGCCCGATCCGCTGGAGCATTGCCTGGCGAAGTGTCGCGAAGGGCGCTTCGACGGTCTGCTGGTCGTGCGTTCACCTGCCGACCCCCAGTGGTTTTCGCAACTGGTTCGCTGCATGCCGCGCGTGGTGGCGTTCGACACGACGGCCGAGGCGCCGGGGCTGGACGTGGCGATGTTCGACCATCGCGCCGCCGCCCGGGCTGCCGTGGAGTATCTTGCTGAGAAGGGGCATCGCCGCATCGGTTTCATCGGTAACACACGCGTGCCGCCGGATGAACTGGCGGTGGGTGACTTCGCCGGCTACGAACGACGCACCGGCTTTCTCGACGCGGTTCAGGCGCTGGGGCTGCCGCACCGTCGCGAGTGGATATTTGATTATCGCTGGCAGCGCGAAGCGGTGGATGCACAGGCGACGGACTACCTTCAGGCGGAAGGTGCTCAGGCGGTGCGGTGGATGGAGTCGCTCGACGAGCCGCCCACGGCCCTGGTTGCCGGCGTGTACCGCTCAGCCTTCGGCGCAGTCCCGCAGTGGCAGCAGATGGGGTTGGCTGTCCCGGGCGACCGCAGCCTCATCGGCCTGGGGGATCGCGATTGGTGCGCCTACTTTTCGCCGTCATTGACCAACGTCGCCAACCCGTTGACCGAGATGGGGCAATGGGCAGCCAGCCGGCTGATCGACCGCTGCGAGCAGCGAGCCGACGATGCCGAGTCGATGCGAAAGTTCTTCAGTCCGCAGGTCGTCGAACGTCAGTCCGCCGGTCCGGTGCCCGAATCCCAATAG